The following coding sequences are from one Microbacterium wangchenii window:
- a CDS encoding FAD-dependent oxidoreductase, with amino-acid sequence MTTPLWKQDATPVPGTDFEPGRSYDVVVVGAGITGLATAYLLARAGMGVAIVEAGEVGNLATGGNTGKASLLQGTVLSTLRSGHPAGLVRAYVEANRSGQEWLGATADELSVPVVRRTAFTYAQSDDALSSVEAEKDAAREAGVPVRRATRDELDAVPFPLASAVALDDQLSIDPMTFATALARAAVAAGAVLHTGVTVRGAKVLPRAHVQTDDGPLYADSIVLATGMPILDRGGYFAKVHGTRSYCVAFATDGPIPEGMYLSADSPSRSVRAVSAGDGPAGYSGIIVGGAGHPVGRGGSERERVDELVAWARQHLPVGEETHRWSAQDYQSHNLIPFIGAMPRSLGRVRFATGYGKWGLTNGPAAAQRIAAEILGDQDKPQWMTALGTRMTMPSDLARGVAENAKVGRAAAQGWAEAERTPVPVPQPAEGAGVVAQRGGRPVGISTVDGVTRAVDAVCPHMGGVLSWNDEECTWDCPLHASRFQANGARIEGPARSDLKPLS; translated from the coding sequence ATGACGACACCACTGTGGAAACAGGATGCGACCCCCGTCCCCGGCACGGACTTCGAACCGGGGCGGTCCTACGACGTGGTGGTCGTGGGGGCCGGGATCACGGGCCTCGCGACCGCATACCTGCTGGCCCGTGCCGGGATGGGCGTCGCGATCGTCGAAGCCGGCGAAGTAGGCAACCTCGCCACCGGCGGCAACACCGGCAAGGCCTCCCTTCTGCAGGGGACGGTGCTCTCCACGCTGCGCAGCGGTCATCCCGCCGGCCTCGTGCGTGCCTATGTGGAGGCCAACCGCTCGGGGCAGGAGTGGCTGGGTGCCACCGCCGACGAGCTGTCCGTCCCCGTGGTGCGGCGGACGGCGTTCACCTACGCCCAGAGCGACGACGCGCTCTCCTCCGTCGAAGCGGAGAAGGACGCCGCCCGTGAGGCGGGCGTGCCGGTGCGGCGGGCGACGAGGGACGAATTGGATGCGGTGCCGTTCCCGCTCGCGTCGGCCGTGGCGCTGGACGACCAGCTCTCGATCGATCCGATGACCTTCGCCACGGCGCTGGCCCGTGCCGCGGTGGCCGCCGGCGCCGTGCTGCACACCGGCGTGACGGTGCGCGGGGCCAAGGTGCTGCCCCGCGCGCACGTGCAGACCGACGACGGGCCGCTCTACGCCGACAGCATCGTGCTGGCCACCGGCATGCCGATCCTCGATCGCGGCGGTTACTTCGCCAAGGTCCACGGCACGCGCTCGTACTGTGTCGCGTTCGCCACCGACGGCCCGATCCCGGAGGGCATGTACCTCTCCGCCGACTCCCCGAGCCGGTCGGTTCGCGCTGTCTCGGCCGGCGACGGACCAGCCGGCTACAGCGGGATCATCGTCGGCGGTGCGGGGCATCCGGTGGGCCGCGGCGGGTCCGAGCGCGAGCGGGTGGACGAGCTGGTCGCGTGGGCGCGGCAGCACCTGCCCGTCGGGGAGGAGACGCACCGGTGGAGCGCGCAGGACTACCAGTCGCACAACCTCATCCCCTTCATCGGGGCGATGCCGCGGTCCCTCGGTCGCGTGCGCTTCGCGACCGGCTACGGCAAGTGGGGGCTCACCAACGGTCCCGCCGCCGCGCAGCGCATCGCCGCGGAGATCCTCGGCGACCAGGACAAGCCGCAGTGGATGACCGCGCTGGGCACGCGCATGACGATGCCGTCCGACCTCGCTCGCGGCGTGGCGGAGAACGCCAAGGTGGGCCGTGCCGCCGCGCAGGGCTGGGCCGAAGCCGAGCGGACGCCCGTCCCCGTGCCCCAGCCCGCCGAAGGCGCCGGGGTCGTCGCGCAGCGCGGCGGACGTCCGGTCGGCATCTCCACGGTGGACGGGGTCACGCGGGCCGTGGATGCGGTGTGCCCGCACATGGGCGGGGTGCTCTCGTGGAACGACGAGGAGT
- a CDS encoding TetR family transcriptional regulator, translated as MTAAPPPSTSTRVVAAAIELFAEHGFDATSVEQIARAAGVSRSTFFRQFGGKEDVVFADHEELLHALEVYLNEPHDNPWTAVCDASMQVFRHFAADPDLARRRYTIVREVPVLRDREIVTVFRYERLFDEYLRRAIPGLDPLDAVGFAALVTAVHNHVLRRLLRGERVPHATLRRALDDVLRRFGVHPDAPAPADDDVTIAAFPRGMPAAEVARRLQAFLPR; from the coding sequence ATGACCGCCGCGCCCCCGCCGAGCACCAGCACGCGCGTGGTCGCCGCCGCGATCGAGCTCTTCGCCGAGCACGGGTTCGATGCCACGTCGGTCGAGCAGATCGCACGCGCCGCGGGCGTGTCGCGATCGACGTTCTTCCGCCAGTTCGGCGGCAAGGAGGACGTCGTCTTCGCCGATCACGAGGAGCTGCTGCACGCCCTCGAGGTCTACCTGAACGAGCCCCACGACAATCCGTGGACCGCGGTCTGCGACGCATCCATGCAGGTCTTCCGCCACTTCGCGGCCGACCCCGACCTCGCCCGCCGGCGCTACACGATCGTGCGCGAGGTGCCGGTGCTGCGCGACCGGGAGATCGTCACGGTGTTCCGCTACGAGCGGCTCTTCGACGAGTACCTCCGCCGGGCTATACCGGGGCTGGATCCGCTGGACGCCGTCGGATTCGCTGCCCTCGTCACCGCCGTGCACAACCACGTGCTGCGGCGGCTGCTGCGCGGCGAGCGCGTGCCGCACGCGACGCTGCGCCGGGCCCTGGACGACGTGCTCCGCCGCTTCGGCGTGCACCCCGACGCGCCGGCGCCGGCCGACGACGACGTCACCATCGCCGCCTTCCCTCGGGGGATGCCGGCCGCCGAGGTGGCGCGCCGGTTGCAGGCGTTCCTCCCGCGCTGA